Within the uncultured Fusobacterium sp. genome, the region GCTCACCATTTTTTATATTTATAAATTCTTTTGAAATACTACCATTTTTACAAATTAAAGATTCAACTTGAAAACCATGATATCTTAGAATATTAGCAAAAATTTGTGCTTCATTAGCTAAGCCAGTACAAAAAGCTAAACCTAACTTAGTGAAATTACATTTTTTAGCAAAAAGGATAATCTCTTGAATTCTAGTAAGTTGACAATACCCTTCAGCTTCTACTAGAGCAGAGTTATGTGCTAATCTCATATTATTTTCTTCTAAGTAAAGTTCTTTAATTTCTTCAATTTTTTCTAATTCTCTACATGGACAATTAGTAGGAGCATCTTCTAAATTTCCAGTTCTACAAGAGTGTTTTTGACAAGAATCACAAGTGTACATAAATTTTTCCTCCTTAAAATATATTAATTTTAAAAGTATTATAATTCTATTATATAACATTTTTAAAAAAAATTCTAAAAAAAAGTTGATATATAGTGAAAAAAGATATATAATATACAAATATAGTAATAAAATTAAAAAAAATAAAAATATAAAGGAGAAAAAATGAATACTGTACTAACAAAACTTTTAGAAAAAACACTAGATTTATTGCCTACGATTATAATAAGAGGGGTAATAGTTATTGTATTATTTTCAATTTGGCCAAAATTTGTTGAAGTTTTAATAAAAATGTATAAGAAAGCTTTAAGAAAGAAGAATGTTGATCCATTATTAGAAAGTTTCACAAGTTCTATGTTAAAGACTTTATTATATGTAATTTTATTCTTTTTAGTAGTAGGAATAGCAGGAGTTAAAGCAACTTCTCTCGTAACAGTTTTAGGTACTGCTGGATTAGCTGTTGGTTTAGCATTACAAGGAAGTTTGGCAAACTTAGCTGGAGGAATGTTAATTTTATTCTTTAAACCATTTACTAAAGATGAATATATAGTGGCTAGTAGTGGAGTAGAGGGAACAGTAGATAAAATTCAAATTCTTTATACAATTTTAACAACACCAGATAATAGAGTTGTAATTGTTCCAAACAGTCAATTAGCTAATAATGCTATAACAAATGTTTCAAGAAATCCTATTAGAAGATTGGATATGGTATTTTCAGTATCTTATGATACTCCAACAGATAAGGTAAAAGAGATTTTAAATAGAATAGCAAATGAACATCCAGCTGTTTTAAAAGATAAACCTCTAAATATAAGAATGAGTGTTCAAAATGCAAGTTCTCTTGATTTTATTTTTAGAGTATGGGTTAAAAAAGAAGATTATTGGACAGCTAAATTTGATTTTACAGAAATAGTTAAAGCAGAGTTTGATGCTAATAATATAGAAATACCATATCAAAAAATTGATATTTATAGAAAATAAAAAAAATTATATTTTTTCGTGTTAAAAATCACATAAATTTTTTAAAAAAGACTGTACAATTTTCAGAGTTTTATGATATAATATCTGAAATCCAAAAAATAAAAAAAAATAAGTTCATAAATTAAATTAATCTATATTATTTATTTTAAAAGGAGTTGCAAATGAACGGAAAAATAGTAAAAGAAGCTATTACATTTGATGATGTTTTATTAATCCCAGCAAGATCAGAAGTATTACCTCATGAAGTAAGTTTAAAAACAAGACTAACAAAAGATATTACTTTAAATGTACCAATACTAAGTGCTGCTATGGATACAGTTACAGAATCAGATCTAGCTATTGCTTTAGCTAGACAAGGTGGAATTGGATTTATTCATAAAAATATGAGTATAGAAGATCAAGCAGCTGAAGTAGATAGAGTAAAAAGAATAGAAAGTGGAATGATAAGAAATCCAGTTACTCTTACTGCTGATTGTACAGTTGGACACGCTGAAGATTTAATGAGAAGATATAAAATATCAGGTCTTCCAGTAATTGAAGAAGATGGAAAACTTATAGGAATAGTAACAAATAGAGATATAAAATATCATAAAGATATGGGACAACTAGTTGGAGATATGATGACAAAAGATAATCTTATCACAGCTCCAGTAGGAACAACTTTAGAAGAAGCTAAAGAGATTCTTCTTTCTAATAGAATAGAAAAACTTCCTATTACAGATAGTAATGGATACTTAAAAGGATTAATTACAATAAAAGATATTGATAATCTAGCTGAATACCCTAATGCTTGTAAAGATTCACACGGAACTTTAAGAGTAGGAGCAGCTGTAGGAATAGGAGCTGATACTTTAGAAAGAGTAGCTGCCCTTGTAAAAGCTGGAGTAGATATAATAACTGTTGACTCTGCACATGGACACTCTATGGGAGTAATTAGAAAAATAAAAGAGATAAGAGCAGCTTTCCCTAAGTTAAATCTTATCGGAGGAAATATAGTTACAGCTGAAGCTGCATTAGATCTTATAGATGCAGGAGTAGATGCAGTAAAAGTAGGAATAGGACCAGGATCTATTTGTACAACAAGAGTTGTAGCAGGAGTTGGAGTACCTCAACTTACTGCTGTAAATGATGTTTATCAAGTATGTAAAGATAGAGGAATAGGAGTAATTGCTGATGGAGGAATAAAACTATCAGGAGATATAGTAAAAGCTCTAGCAGCTGGAGCAGACTGTGTTATGTTAGGAGGACTTTTAGCAGGAACAAAAGAAGCTCCAGGAGAAGAGATCATACTTGAAGGAAAAAGATTTAAACTTTATGTTGGAATGGGTTCAATAGCAGCTATGAAGAGAGGATCTAAAGATAGATATTTCCAAAATGATGCTAAAAAATTAGTTCCAGAAGGAATAGAAGGACGTATCTCTTATAAAGGAAACTTAAAAGATGTTGTATTCCAACTATGTGGAGGAATTAGAGCAGGTATGGGATACTGTGGAACTCCAACAATAGAAGATTTAAAAATAAATGGTAAATTTATAAAAATAACAGGTGCAGGTTTAAGAGAAAGCCATCCTCACGATGTAACAATCACTAAAGAGGCACCTAACTATTCTAAATAGATAATAAATAAAAAGCTGTTACATGATTGTAGCAGCTTTTTTATATAGTTTATCTAACTTCTTGGTAAAGATTAGTAATATCAATATCTCCATTCTTTTTGAAAATTAAGCCCTTTAAATTTTTATTTTTAGCTAAGTTAATTTTAGGGTAAACAAGAGAGTAAATAGCTAAATCTTCTTGTAAGATATCTTGAACTTCTTTATAAAGAATAGTTCTTTCAGTTTCATCTACAGAAGTTCTAGCTTTATCAAGTAATTCATCAACTTTCTTATTAGTATAAAAACTTCTATTTCCAGAAGATCCATGTTGTGAAGAATGGAAAAGAGGATATAGAGCCACATCTCCATCTCCAGAAGAGTTCCAAGATAAAAAGTATAACTCTTTATTAGGAAGAGCAGTTTTAGATACGTAAGAACCAAATTCAAAAACTTTAATCTCTACATTGATTCCGATTTTTTTTAGTTGATCTTGAATAATAACACACATATCTACTCTTGGTCCATCATCCATACACCAAAGTTCAATATCTAATCCATTAGGATACCCAGCTTCTACAAGAAGTTGTTTAGCTTTTTCAATATTTTGATCATATCTTTTTACTTCACTATTGTAAGCAGGACTAGCTTTAGGAAGAGGGGAATCACCTGCTACAGCAGAACCTTTAAATACAACATCTACAAAAGTTTGATTATCAATAGCATATGCGATAGCCTCTCTAAGTTTTTTATTTTGATATTTAGGATTAGTTTGATCAAAACCTAAATAAAGTAAAGCTGGAGATTCAACTTCAATAAGTTCTAAATTTTTATTATTTTCAATAGCAATTTTATCCATAATACCAATATCAAAAGCGATATCCACTTCTCCTGTTTCTAAGGATATCATACGATTACTTACTTCTGGAATTGTCAAATAAGTAACTTCATTAAAATTTGGTTTACCAAGAAAAGAATCATCAAATTTTTCAAAAGTAATTTTACTTCCAGGAATCCATTCCTTTAATTTGTATTGTCCAGTTCCTACAGGGTGATTAGTGTAATCATCACCATATTCAAGGACTGCCTTTTTAGAAACAATTCCACTTTGGACAGTAGCTAAATTGTTAAGTAAAGCTCCAAAAGGAGTTTTGGTAGTAATTTTAACAGTGTAATCGTCAAGTACAGTTACTTTTTCAATAGGATTAAATAGATAAAGTGTTTGTGGAGAAACTGCAGCTCTTTCTAGAGTAAATTTGACATCTTCTGCTTTTAATTCCTCACCATTATGAAATTTAACTCCTTTCTTTAAATAAAATACTGTATTATATTCATCTAATCTTTCCCATCTTTCAGCTAGACATGGTTTTAAATTAAGATTTTCATCTAAATCTAAAAGTGTATCATATATTAACGTGATTGATTTATTTGATATTGTATCTATACTTTTTTGAGGGTCTAAAGTTTTAGGATCAGCTTTCATAGCTATAGTTATCTTATTTTTTATTTCCTGAGCTTTTACATCATCAGCAGAAAACTTAAAATAACTAGCAATTCCAATGAGTACCACAAAAACAAGTGTAAATAATTTTTTATTCATAATCAATCACATCTCCTTAGTTTAATTTTTATTAAGATAATCTAAAGCATATTGAGAGTAATATGCCACTCCATATACAAAAGCATCTTCATCAACTTCAAATTTTCCATGATGATGAGGATAACATGCACCTTTTTGAGGGTTTCCTGCACCAAGTTTAGTCATTACTCCTGGAACAATAGAAGAGAATTCAGAGAAATCTTCTCCACCAGTTTCAGGTCCAACCATAACAACATTTTCTTTTCCTACAATTTTTGCAGCTGTTTCTTGAGCAAGAGTAGCGCAATTTTCATCATTAATAGTTGGTTTTACAGCATTTTCATATTCAACAACTGCTGTTGCTCTATATGTTTCTGCTGTGAATTTTGCTATTCTTTCAATAGCTTCTGAAATAGTTTTATAATAATCAGGTTCATAATATCTAACTGTTCCTTCTAAAACAGCATTAGGAGCTATAACATTAAATCTAGTTCCTGAGTTTATAGATCCAACTGTTACAACTGCTGGTTTTAATGGAGAAAGTTCTCTACTTACAATACTTTGAAGATTCATTATAGTAGCAGCTCCAACAACAACGGGATCTATACATTGGTGTGGTGCTGAACCATGCCCTCCTTTACCAGTTATAGTAATTTTAAATTTATCAGCTGCAGCCATTCTAGCCCCAGCTTCAGCATTGATAGTTCCCACAGGAAGCATAGAAGCTATATGTATTCCCATAATAGAATCGACTCCTTCAAGTGCTCCTTCTTCTACCATTTTTTTAGCTCCTTTTCCTACTTCTTCACCAGGTTGAAAAAAGAATTTAACTGTACCATGTATTTCATCTTTCATATCCTTTAAAACTTTTACAGCTCCTAAAAGCATAGCAGCATGTGTATCATGTCCACAAGCATGCATAAGTCCATCAACTTTAGAAGAGTATTCTTTTCCTGTTTCTTCAATTACAGCAAGAGCATCAATATCTCCTCTTAAGGCTATACATTTTCCAGGTTGACTTCCTTTTATAGTTGCAATAACTCCAGTTCCAGCAATTCCTTTATATTCAACACCAATTTTTTCAAGTTCTTCTTTTATTTTTTTACAAGTATTATATTCTTGCATACTTGCTTCGGGATTTTTGTGAAATTCTCTTCTCATTTTTATAACATAATCGTGATATTTTTTAGCTAATTCTATTGTTTTCATAACTTTCCTCCAGTATTAAATTATTTTTCTTTAATTGCATATGTATTTCTTATATCTATATAACCATCATTTCTAAAAATTACATTTTTTACATTATCTCTTACTGCGACATTCAACATAGGATAAACTAAAGTATAATGAGGTAACTCTTCTTGTAAAATATTTTGAGCTTGAACATATGCTTCATGTCTCTTTGAATTATCTACAGAGAATCTTCCTATATCTAAAGAGTTATCAACTTCCTTATTTTCAAAATAACTTCTATTTCCTGATAAACCTTTTTGTGAAGAGTGGAAAAGAGCATATAATGCAGCATCTCCATCACTTGTAGAGTTCCATGACAATAAGTATAATTGCTTTTTAGGTTGAGCTGTTCTACTTACATAAGCTCCCCATTCCCAAACTTTAATTTCAGCATTAATTCCAATATTTCTTAATTGCTCTTGCATAATTACACACATATCTATTCTAGCGCCATCATCATTTACCCATAACTCAATATCAAAACCATTGGGATATCCAGCTTCAGCAAGTAATTTTTTTGCTTTTTCTATATTCTGAGTATATTGTTTTTTAGGTGTAATATGATCTACACAAGCTTTTGGAAGAACAGAGTCAGCAACAGTTGCAGATCCTTGAAAAACGGTAGAAACTAAAATATCTTTATCAATAGCATAAGCAATAGCTTCTCTTACTCTTTTGTCTTGGAATATAGAAGTAGTTTGATCAAATCCTAAATATAAAGAAGATGGAGAAGAGATTTCCAAAAGCTCCATATCCTCGTTATTTTTTATAGTCTCTTTATCCATAATTCCTATATCAAAAGCAATATCAGCTTCTCCAGTTTCTAAAGCTATCATTCTATTACTAACCTCTGTAATTACCCTTAAACTAATCTCTCTTATTTTGGGTTTTCCTTGAAAAGAATCATCAAAGGCTTCAACTACTATTCTATCTCCAGGAATCCAATCTTTAAATTTATATTGACCAGTTCCCACAGGAGATTTGAAGAAATTTTCTTCTCCAACCTCTTCAACAACTCTTTTACAAACGATTGAAGCTTGTGTTTGGGCTAAGTTTGTCATAAGAGGACCGAAAGGTTTATCAGTAGTGATTTTAACTGTATATTTATCAATTACTGAAACTTCAGATATAGGAGCAAATAAATAAGAGGTTTGATTAGATTTTCTAGCTCTATCTAAAGTAAATTTCACATCTTCAGCAGTCATTTCATCTCCATTATGAAATTTAACTCCCTTTTTTAAATGAAAAATAACATTACAATCATCAATATTTTCCCAAGATTCAGCAAGACAAGGTTGAATATTTAAGTCTTTATCAAAAGTTAAAAGCCCATTAAACATCATCTGAATTGGTTTATTAGATGAAGTATCAATAGTCCTTTGTGGGTCTAATGTTTTTGCATCAGCTTTTACAGCAATAGTTACTTTATCTTGATTTTCTATAACTTTTTCCTCACTATTTTTTACTTTTTTCTCTGAACCTATTGATTTCATTCCCATTGATAAAATAGCTCCTACAATAATAAATCCAGTTATAAATTTTTTTATTCTTTTATTTTCCATTTCCAACACTCCCTTATTTTTATCAAAATATTTCTGTTTTCTCCTTTAAAATTTCTTTTTGATAAATTGAGCAGTGTTAAATTTTTTAAATTTTTCATAATTTTCCTCCCTAAGATATTTTATTTAAGTATAAAAAAAACAGCCTATGCTAGGCTGTTTAAAACAAAGTAATAATGATTAAAAAAATTTAAGTAAATTAAATTAATTTAAAAATACTACAATTTATAAAATAATTCAAAGAACTATTTAAACTATTCCTAACATAATTTTTTGTATATAAAATTAGACTCATAAATAATGATATGAGTAATATTATAGATATAACAAAAAATATTATGTTAATAAATAGCATCATTCTTTGAACCTCCTTCTATCTTTATCTTGTTAAAGAGTATAATACTAATTTAAAAAAAAAGCAAGTATTTTTTTATAGATATAAATTATATATTAAAATTTTTTAAAAAAAATAGTATAATAAATAGTATAGATTTTTTATAAGGAGAAAAAAGTGAGAAAAGGAATTTTATTAATATTAGCAATAACTACATGTAGTTTATTATTAGGTGATGAGTTTAAAGAGATAAAACCATTAGAAAATAATATTATTATTGAAAGTTCAATAAAAAAAGAAGAGAAACCAGTGGAGGAAACTTTAGATAAAGAGCTTAAAAAAGATGAGATTAAAAATGAGATAATTCAAGAAGAAGTAAAAGAGAGAATAGAGGATTTAAGCTTAAAAAGAAAAGGAAATGATGGAAAAGTCTATCTAGCTAAAGAAAAAGAGCCATATACTGGAAAGTTTGCCTTATTTTTAGGAGATATTATAGAGTATACAGAGACTTATAAAGATGGAATTTTAAATGGTGCTAAAACATGGTATTCCTATGATGGAAAAGTGGTATTAGAAGAAAATTATAAAAATAATAAGGTTGAAGGTGAGCAAAAAGCTTACTATGAGAATGGAAATATAAAGTCAGTTGTAACATATAAAAATGGGAAAATTATAGGTATAGAAGCTCTATCTCAAGATGGAAAAGTTTTACATAAAAGCGATTTAAGTAAAGGAAATGGAATTTGGAAATATTTCTGGGAAAATGGAAATATTCTTGAAGAGGGAAAATATAAGAATTGGCAAAAAGATGGTGTTTTGGTAAAATATCGTGAAAATGGAGAAGTAGATGTAACTACAACATATAAAAATGGAAAGTTAGTTAGCCAAGTGTGGGGATAAAATGGATATAAGAAATATAGAGAAAACAGAAAAATTTGGATATATGTTTTATATCAAATATGATGGTACAAAGTTTCACTCCTTCGATGAAATGAATGGGAAAAAGACAGTTAAAGGAAGATTTAAAGAGCTAATGACTGAGCTAGGATTTACTTGGGCAAAGGGAATACAACAGGGAGGAAGAACAGATGCTAAAGTAAGTGCTACTGAAAATATCTTATATGTAAGTAGTAATTTTAATGGAGAGATGAAAGAGTTACAAGAGAATTTTAATAATCTATCAGATGAGACTCTTAAAATTACAATGATAAAAAAAACTTTCCCTAATCTTAGTTTTCCAGAGTTGATAGAAAGAAGAGAGTATATTTATGAATACCCTAAAAAAAGGATAAAAAACGATTTAGAGATAATAGAGGAACTTTGTAAAAATCTATCAGGAAAATATGATGTAAGTGAGTTTACTGATAAAAAAGGATTAGAATTAAAAGAGCATATAAGAGAAGTAAATATAGAGTTTAAAAATGGAAAATTATACTTCTCAGGAAATTCATTTATGCCAAAACAGGTAAGGATTATGTCTGGATACATTTTAACGGGTAAAAAGGAAGCCTTAGAAGGAAGATATTTAACTTTATCAAAAGTAGTTTTAAATGAGGAATTGAGAAGAAATATTTTTGAAAAAGTTGAAGGTTTAAAAATAGAGGGAGTAGAGAAAATAGAAAGAAATGTGGAAAAGACCCTTTATATTTTTTATACTAATAGAAAAAGTGAATTAATAGGAAAAAATGGTAAAAATATCAAATCTTTAAAAAAAATATATGGTAATATAGTGGTAAGAGAATTATGATAAGTAGAATAAAACAGGGACTTCTTTTTCTTTTTGGAAGGTATAAAGAGGAGTGGAACAGAGAGGTAGAAAAGCTTCTTTCTAAGGAAGAGTATAAAATATTTAATGAGATGAGTGAATATGATAGAATACACTCATATAAACTTTATAAATTAGTATGTGCTGATAAACTACTAGGGAGTAAAGAAATTTATAAAAAATTAGCTCTTTTGCATGATTGTGGGAAATATCATGCTTCTTTATATAGAAGGGTAAAAAAAGTACTAATAGGAGAAAAAAGTTTAGAAAATCATAGTGAATTATCTTATGAAAAATTAAAAAATATAGATTTTGAATTAGCAAAACTAGCAAAAGTTCACCACAGTAGTGTTGATGATATATATATTAAAAAATTTCAAGAATTAGATGATAAGTAATGTTTTAAGGAGATAGAATGAAAGTAAATTTAGATAAGTATTTATTAAAAGTTGAGAAACCAGGACAATATTTGGGAAATGAGATAAACAGTATACATAAAGAGAGTTTTAAAGCTAGAATGTGCCTATTTTTTCCAGATATATATGAAGTGGGAATGTCTAACTTAGGAATAAGAATACTTTATAGTCTTATGAATAGAGTAGAGGGATTCTCATTAGAAAGAGGTTTTGCTCCAATGGAAGATATGGAAAAACTTATGAGAGAAAATAATATTCCTATGTTTTCATTAGAGAGTAAAACACCACTTAAAGAGTTTGATGTAGTTGGGTTTTCTCTATCTTATGAAATGTGTTATCCAAATGTGTTAAATGCTCTTGATCTTGCTGGAATTCCTGTAAGAAGAGAGGATAGAGGAGAGGAGTATCCTCTTATAATGGCAGGTGGAACATGTATGATGAACCCTGTTCCAATGGAAAAGTTTTTAGACTTTATAGTTATTGGAGATGGGGAAGAGGTTATGGTTGAAATAGCTAAAATTCTAGTAGCTAATAAGGATAAATCAAAATTAGAAAAACTTCAACTAATTGAAGGATTAGATGGAGTATATGTTCCTCTTTTACACAAAGGAAAGAAGAGAATAAAAAGAGCTATAGTAGCAGACTTAAATAATACAGAGTACTATGAAGATCAAATAGTACCATATATAAATATAGTTCATGACAGAGCTACTGTAGAGATACAAAGAGGTTGCTCGAGAGGATGTAGATTTTGTCAAGCTGGAATAGTTTATAGACCAGTAAGAGAGAGAAGTTTAGAGAAAAATCTTGAACTTATTGAAAAAATGATAAGAAAAACAGGTTATGAAGAGGTTTCATTATCATCTTTGAGTAGTAGTGACTATTCGAGAATAGATGATCTTATAAAAGGAGTAAAAAGCAAGCATATACATAGAAATTTAGGGGTATCATTACCATCTCTTAGAATGAATACTCACTCTGTAGAAGTAGCAGAGGATATAAGTGGAGGAAAGAGAACAGGATTTACTTTTGCTCCTGAAGCTGGATCTCAAAGAATGAGAGATATAATAAATAAAGGAGTAAATGAGGAAGATGTTTTATCAACAGCTGAAGCAGCTGTAAGAGGAGGATGGGAAACATTAAAATTCTATTTTATGATAGGTCTTCCTTTTGAAACAGATGAAGATGTAAAGGCAATATATGATCTAGCAAAAAAAGTAGTAGATTTATGTAAACCTATAAATAAGAGATTAAATGTAACAGTTAGTGTATCTAGCTTTGTTCCAAAACCTCATACACCATTTCAATGGGCAGAGCAAATGAATTTCGATGAAATGAAGAGAAAACATACTCTTTTAAGAGATCTTTTTAGAGGACAAAAAAGTTGTAATTTAAGAATCCATGATATGAAAAAATCTTATTTAGAAGGATTTATGTCAAGAGGAGATGAAAGAACAGGAGATTTAATTGAATTAGCTTGGAAAGGTGGAGCTAAATTAGATGACTATAAAGATAATTTTAATATTTGGAAAAGAGCAATAGAGGAATTAGGAATAAAAGAAGAGGATTATTTACAAAAAAGAGATATAGATCAAGATCTTCCATGGGATATGGTAGAGATAAGTGTAGATAAAGAATTTTTAAAGAAGGAGTTAAAGCAAGCTGAACAGGTAACTCTTACTCCAGA harbors:
- a CDS encoding toxin-antitoxin system YwqK family antitoxin → MRKGILLILAITTCSLLLGDEFKEIKPLENNIIIESSIKKEEKPVEETLDKELKKDEIKNEIIQEEVKERIEDLSLKRKGNDGKVYLAKEKEPYTGKFALFLGDIIEYTETYKDGILNGAKTWYSYDGKVVLEENYKNNKVEGEQKAYYENGNIKSVVTYKNGKIIGIEALSQDGKVLHKSDLSKGNGIWKYFWENGNILEEGKYKNWQKDGVLVKYRENGEVDVTTTYKNGKLVSQVWG
- a CDS encoding ABC transporter substrate-binding protein, encoding MNKKLFTLVFVVLIGIASYFKFSADDVKAQEIKNKITIAMKADPKTLDPQKSIDTISNKSITLIYDTLLDLDENLNLKPCLAERWERLDEYNTVFYLKKGVKFHNGEELKAEDVKFTLERAAVSPQTLYLFNPIEKVTVLDDYTVKITTKTPFGALLNNLATVQSGIVSKKAVLEYGDDYTNHPVGTGQYKLKEWIPGSKITFEKFDDSFLGKPNFNEVTYLTIPEVSNRMISLETGEVDIAFDIGIMDKIAIENNKNLELIEVESPALLYLGFDQTNPKYQNKKLREAIAYAIDNQTFVDVVFKGSAVAGDSPLPKASPAYNSEVKRYDQNIEKAKQLLVEAGYPNGLDIELWCMDDGPRVDMCVIIQDQLKKIGINVEIKVFEFGSYVSKTALPNKELYFLSWNSSGDGDVALYPLFHSSQHGSSGNRSFYTNKKVDELLDKARTSVDETERTILYKEVQDILQEDLAIYSLVYPKINLAKNKNLKGLIFKKNGDIDITNLYQEVR
- the guaB gene encoding IMP dehydrogenase; its protein translation is MNGKIVKEAITFDDVLLIPARSEVLPHEVSLKTRLTKDITLNVPILSAAMDTVTESDLAIALARQGGIGFIHKNMSIEDQAAEVDRVKRIESGMIRNPVTLTADCTVGHAEDLMRRYKISGLPVIEEDGKLIGIVTNRDIKYHKDMGQLVGDMMTKDNLITAPVGTTLEEAKEILLSNRIEKLPITDSNGYLKGLITIKDIDNLAEYPNACKDSHGTLRVGAAVGIGADTLERVAALVKAGVDIITVDSAHGHSMGVIRKIKEIRAAFPKLNLIGGNIVTAEAALDLIDAGVDAVKVGIGPGSICTTRVVAGVGVPQLTAVNDVYQVCKDRGIGVIADGGIKLSGDIVKALAAGADCVMLGGLLAGTKEAPGEEIILEGKRFKLYVGMGSIAAMKRGSKDRYFQNDAKKLVPEGIEGRISYKGNLKDVVFQLCGGIRAGMGYCGTPTIEDLKINGKFIKITGAGLRESHPHDVTITKEAPNYSK
- a CDS encoding TIGR03960 family B12-binding radical SAM protein, whose amino-acid sequence is MKVNLDKYLLKVEKPGQYLGNEINSIHKESFKARMCLFFPDIYEVGMSNLGIRILYSLMNRVEGFSLERGFAPMEDMEKLMRENNIPMFSLESKTPLKEFDVVGFSLSYEMCYPNVLNALDLAGIPVRREDRGEEYPLIMAGGTCMMNPVPMEKFLDFIVIGDGEEVMVEIAKILVANKDKSKLEKLQLIEGLDGVYVPLLHKGKKRIKRAIVADLNNTEYYEDQIVPYINIVHDRATVEIQRGCSRGCRFCQAGIVYRPVRERSLEKNLELIEKMIRKTGYEEVSLSSLSSSDYSRIDDLIKGVKSKHIHRNLGVSLPSLRMNTHSVEVAEDISGGKRTGFTFAPEAGSQRMRDIINKGVNEEDVLSTAEAAVRGGWETLKFYFMIGLPFETDEDVKAIYDLAKKVVDLCKPINKRLNVTVSVSSFVPKPHTPFQWAEQMNFDEMKRKHTLLRDLFRGQKSCNLRIHDMKKSYLEGFMSRGDERTGDLIELAWKGGAKLDDYKDNFNIWKRAIEELGIKEEDYLQKRDIDQDLPWDMVEISVDKEFLKKELKQAEQVTLTPECRSKCSNCGMRKRFPNCMVISD
- a CDS encoding ABC transporter substrate-binding protein, which translates into the protein MENKRIKKFITGFIIVGAILSMGMKSIGSEKKVKNSEEKVIENQDKVTIAVKADAKTLDPQRTIDTSSNKPIQMMFNGLLTFDKDLNIQPCLAESWENIDDCNVIFHLKKGVKFHNGDEMTAEDVKFTLDRARKSNQTSYLFAPISEVSVIDKYTVKITTDKPFGPLMTNLAQTQASIVCKRVVEEVGEENFFKSPVGTGQYKFKDWIPGDRIVVEAFDDSFQGKPKIREISLRVITEVSNRMIALETGEADIAFDIGIMDKETIKNNEDMELLEISSPSSLYLGFDQTTSIFQDKRVREAIAYAIDKDILVSTVFQGSATVADSVLPKACVDHITPKKQYTQNIEKAKKLLAEAGYPNGFDIELWVNDDGARIDMCVIMQEQLRNIGINAEIKVWEWGAYVSRTAQPKKQLYLLSWNSTSDGDAALYALFHSSQKGLSGNRSYFENKEVDNSLDIGRFSVDNSKRHEAYVQAQNILQEELPHYTLVYPMLNVAVRDNVKNVIFRNDGYIDIRNTYAIKEK
- a CDS encoding KH domain-containing protein, with amino-acid sequence MDIRNIEKTEKFGYMFYIKYDGTKFHSFDEMNGKKTVKGRFKELMTELGFTWAKGIQQGGRTDAKVSATENILYVSSNFNGEMKELQENFNNLSDETLKITMIKKTFPNLSFPELIERREYIYEYPKKRIKNDLEIIEELCKNLSGKYDVSEFTDKKGLELKEHIREVNIEFKNGKLYFSGNSFMPKQVRIMSGYILTGKKEALEGRYLTLSKVVLNEELRRNIFEKVEGLKIEGVEKIERNVEKTLYIFYTNRKSELIGKNGKNIKSLKKIYGNIVVREL
- a CDS encoding HD domain-containing protein, encoding MISRIKQGLLFLFGRYKEEWNREVEKLLSKEEYKIFNEMSEYDRIHSYKLYKLVCADKLLGSKEIYKKLALLHDCGKYHASLYRRVKKVLIGEKSLENHSELSYEKLKNIDFELAKLAKVHHSSVDDIYIKKFQELDDK
- a CDS encoding amidohydrolase, with protein sequence MKTIELAKKYHDYVIKMRREFHKNPEASMQEYNTCKKIKEELEKIGVEYKGIAGTGVIATIKGSQPGKCIALRGDIDALAVIEETGKEYSSKVDGLMHACGHDTHAAMLLGAVKVLKDMKDEIHGTVKFFFQPGEEVGKGAKKMVEEGALEGVDSIMGIHIASMLPVGTINAEAGARMAAADKFKITITGKGGHGSAPHQCIDPVVVGAATIMNLQSIVSRELSPLKPAVVTVGSINSGTRFNVIAPNAVLEGTVRYYEPDYYKTISEAIERIAKFTAETYRATAVVEYENAVKPTINDENCATLAQETAAKIVGKENVVMVGPETGGEDFSEFSSIVPGVMTKLGAGNPQKGACYPHHHGKFEVDEDAFVYGVAYYSQYALDYLNKN
- a CDS encoding mechanosensitive ion channel domain-containing protein, which codes for MNTVLTKLLEKTLDLLPTIIIRGVIVIVLFSIWPKFVEVLIKMYKKALRKKNVDPLLESFTSSMLKTLLYVILFFLVVGIAGVKATSLVTVLGTAGLAVGLALQGSLANLAGGMLILFFKPFTKDEYIVASSGVEGTVDKIQILYTILTTPDNRVVIVPNSQLANNAITNVSRNPIRRLDMVFSVSYDTPTDKVKEILNRIANEHPAVLKDKPLNIRMSVQNASSLDFIFRVWVKKEDYWTAKFDFTEIVKAEFDANNIEIPYQKIDIYRK
- a CDS encoding DUF1847 domain-containing protein, encoding MYTCDSCQKHSCRTGNLEDAPTNCPCRELEKIEEIKELYLEENNMRLAHNSALVEAEGYCQLTRIQEIILFAKKCNFTKLGLAFCTGLANEAQIFANILRYHGFQVESLICKNGSISKEFINIKNGEQVRPQCKFEPMCNPIGQAKLLNERKTDLNILLGLCVGHDSLFIKYSEAPVTVFAVKDRVLGHNPLAAIYTSNSYYNKKLFNK